A portion of the Micromonospora tarapacensis genome contains these proteins:
- a CDS encoding WXG100 family type VII secretion target: MEHGVLVVNFAALQQASADIQRALNTLDAQLGQLERDAAPLVADWSGEAQSAYEQRQARWRNASRDLQLMLRDIKLAVDESAADYLDTEKRNAGLFQ; encoded by the coding sequence ATGGAGCACGGTGTGCTGGTCGTCAACTTCGCCGCGTTGCAACAGGCCAGCGCGGACATCCAGCGGGCGTTGAACACGCTCGACGCACAGCTCGGCCAGTTGGAGCGAGATGCGGCACCGCTGGTGGCCGACTGGTCCGGTGAGGCCCAGTCGGCCTACGAGCAGCGGCAGGCGCGGTGGCGGAACGCCTCTCGGGACCTCCAGCTGATGCTGCGGGACATCAAGCTCGCGGTCGACGAGTCCGCGGCCGACTACCTCGACACCGAGAAGCGGAACGCCGGCCTCTTCCAGTGA
- a CDS encoding WXG100 family type VII secretion target codes for MSQTQAEAVVMQQTAVKFEQTDQSLQSMLSGLLAQLEILQQAWRGAGGRSFEQVKQQWAQDQASLQQALRETAGAIRTAGTQYAASDTEAASRVAATNRGGIQLPL; via the coding sequence GTGTCCCAGACCCAGGCAGAGGCCGTGGTGATGCAGCAGACCGCGGTGAAGTTCGAGCAGACGGACCAGTCCTTACAGTCGATGCTCAGTGGACTGTTGGCCCAGTTGGAGATCCTTCAGCAGGCCTGGCGCGGGGCCGGCGGCCGGTCGTTCGAGCAGGTCAAACAGCAGTGGGCGCAGGATCAGGCGAGTCTGCAGCAGGCGCTGCGGGAGACGGCGGGCGCGATCCGCACCGCGGGCACGCAGTACGCCGCGTCGGACACCGAGGCGGCCAGCCGGGTGGCCGCCACCAACCGCGGCGGCATCCAACTGCCGCTCTAG
- the eccE gene encoding type VII secretion protein EccE produces the protein MATTGIPARRAAIEVPPPAPSPAGRRVVRPGTPHWSGSERWRGHRPRAGQVVTTQVALAALVAADGRGQVAMLATALAAGALLAVAWCRVRQRWLHEWLAVGLGYLARRRATMPGAGPTALLDLVDPGAVVRPVELAGSPAAALDDPGGMVALLEIGDPGDLLGDGAQPLPCPGSLLPAGTGHAPPVHVQLLLAGAAAPAVAAGGGPAATSYRQLTGGQLAGWERAVLAVRVSRAEGWSEEALHRALASVVRRIVRRLRPLAVRPLGEQPTLRMLADFAHLDERPVRESWQAVRSGGLLHTTFRLCRWPTPDAAPQFVPRLLRSPATATTVSLHAGAGPTAATGLTVRLSAATAAELSAGARALRRTVAAGGGAVERLDGAQLRGLAGTLPLALPGGRAVPGGDDLELPYGSAGLMLGANRHGNAVTVRLFRPESTRVMLVGGVRAAQLVTVRAMALGARVVVQTTRPHDWEPFVRGTGMPGGTIPLVPPGRPVPGPAATQLTPVLLVLDAPPSPAGPRPGAAWQATLLVRDELTPADADALARADLSVLQPLSRPEAAVAGTVLGLGDAAEWLTRIRHDMVAVVNRRALRWALLRCTPTEAQLIGQPARA, from the coding sequence GTGGCGACGACCGGCATCCCGGCCCGGCGGGCCGCGATCGAGGTTCCGCCACCCGCACCGTCTCCCGCCGGGCGCCGGGTCGTCCGGCCCGGCACACCACACTGGAGCGGCAGCGAGCGGTGGCGGGGACACCGGCCGCGAGCCGGGCAGGTCGTCACGACACAGGTGGCGCTGGCGGCGCTCGTCGCCGCGGATGGCCGGGGCCAGGTGGCGATGCTGGCCACGGCCCTGGCGGCGGGGGCACTGCTGGCCGTGGCCTGGTGCCGGGTCCGGCAGCGGTGGCTCCACGAATGGCTGGCCGTCGGCCTCGGCTACCTCGCCCGCCGGCGGGCAACCATGCCGGGCGCCGGGCCGACGGCCCTGCTCGACCTGGTGGACCCGGGCGCCGTCGTCCGTCCGGTCGAGTTGGCCGGCTCCCCGGCCGCGGCACTGGACGACCCGGGCGGCATGGTGGCGCTGTTGGAGATCGGCGACCCGGGCGACCTGCTCGGTGACGGCGCGCAGCCGCTGCCCTGCCCCGGATCGCTGCTGCCGGCGGGCACCGGCCACGCCCCACCCGTACACGTCCAGCTGCTGCTGGCCGGTGCGGCGGCGCCGGCGGTCGCTGCCGGCGGCGGCCCGGCGGCCACCTCATACCGCCAGCTCACCGGCGGGCAGTTGGCCGGCTGGGAGCGGGCGGTGCTGGCCGTACGGGTGTCACGGGCGGAAGGCTGGTCGGAGGAGGCGCTGCACCGCGCTCTCGCGAGCGTGGTCCGCCGGATCGTCAGGCGGCTACGGCCACTGGCTGTCCGGCCGTTGGGCGAGCAGCCGACCCTGCGGATGCTCGCCGACTTCGCCCACCTCGACGAGCGGCCGGTGCGGGAGTCCTGGCAGGCGGTCCGCTCCGGTGGGCTGTTGCACACCACGTTCCGGCTGTGCCGGTGGCCGACCCCGGACGCGGCACCCCAGTTCGTGCCCCGGCTGCTGAGGTCACCGGCGACCGCGACCACGGTGTCGCTGCACGCCGGGGCGGGCCCGACGGCGGCCACCGGCCTGACCGTCCGGCTGAGCGCGGCGACCGCCGCCGAACTGTCGGCCGGAGCCCGGGCCCTGCGCAGAACCGTGGCGGCGGGCGGTGGAGCGGTGGAGCGGCTGGACGGGGCGCAGCTGCGCGGGCTGGCCGGCACGCTGCCGCTGGCCCTGCCCGGCGGGCGGGCGGTGCCCGGCGGGGACGACCTGGAGCTGCCGTACGGCTCAGCCGGGCTGATGCTCGGGGCCAACCGGCACGGCAACGCGGTCACCGTCCGGCTGTTCCGGCCGGAGAGCACCCGGGTGATGCTCGTCGGCGGGGTACGTGCCGCCCAACTGGTCACCGTGCGCGCGATGGCGCTCGGCGCCCGGGTGGTCGTCCAGACCACCCGGCCGCACGACTGGGAGCCGTTCGTCCGGGGCACCGGCATGCCGGGCGGCACGATCCCGCTGGTGCCGCCGGGCCGTCCGGTGCCCGGCCCGGCCGCGACGCAGCTGACGCCGGTGCTCCTCGTGCTCGATGCGCCACCGTCACCCGCCGGTCCCCGGCCGGGCGCCGCCTGGCAGGCGACACTGCTGGTACGCGACGAGCTGACCCCGGCCGACGCGGACGCGTTGGCCCGGGCCGACCTGTCGGTGCTGCAGCCGCTGAGCCGGCCGGAGGCGGCGGTCGCCGGCACCGTGCTGGGGCTCGGCGACGCCGCGGAGTGGCTGACCAGGATTCGCCACGACATGGTCGCCGTGGTCAATCGACGGGCCCTGCGCTGGGCACTGCTCAGGTGCACACCGACCGAGGCACAGCTCATCGGACAGCCGGCCCGGGCCTGA
- a CDS encoding phage holin family protein yields the protein MGFLKGLLIRVGATAVAFWLATLVIPGISLDTDSLSETVLTLILVAVIFGVVNAVLQPIIKTVGCGFYLLTLGLIALVVNGLLFLLTGWIADQAGLPFDVDGFWPAAVLGALFVGIVTWILGAILDRD from the coding sequence ATGGGTTTTCTGAAAGGTCTACTGATCCGGGTCGGCGCCACGGCGGTGGCCTTCTGGCTGGCCACGCTCGTCATTCCGGGCATCTCGCTCGACACGGACTCGCTCTCCGAGACGGTGCTGACGCTGATCCTCGTCGCGGTCATCTTCGGTGTGGTCAACGCCGTGCTCCAGCCGATCATCAAGACTGTCGGCTGTGGCTTCTACCTGCTCACCCTCGGCCTGATCGCACTCGTGGTCAACGGTCTGCTGTTCCTGCTGACCGGCTGGATAGCGGACCAGGCGGGGCTGCCCTTCGACGTCGACGGTTTCTGGCCGGCCGCGGTGCTGGGTGCGCTCTTCGTCGGCATCGTGACCTGGATCCTCGGCGCCATCCTCGACCGCGACTGA
- a CDS encoding GNAT family N-acetyltransferase, with protein MFTLTRDDGYTISTDPDRLDLDLVHTWLCTDAYWALGRDRDTVARAFAGSIGFAVHQPGDGRQVAVARVVTDRATFGYLCDVYVDRGQRGRGLGTWLAAAVRDHLAEFGVRRILLATNDAHGVYEKIGFAPVRADRWMELDRRDQP; from the coding sequence GTGTTCACGCTGACCCGCGACGACGGCTACACGATCAGCACCGATCCGGATCGTCTCGATCTGGACCTGGTGCACACCTGGCTATGCACGGACGCGTACTGGGCGCTCGGGCGTGACCGTGACACGGTCGCGCGGGCGTTCGCCGGCTCGATCGGGTTCGCCGTTCACCAGCCGGGCGACGGCCGGCAGGTCGCCGTGGCCCGAGTGGTCACCGACCGGGCCACCTTCGGCTATCTCTGCGACGTCTACGTCGACCGGGGGCAGCGCGGACGCGGGTTGGGCACCTGGCTGGCGGCGGCGGTCCGCGACCACCTGGCCGAGTTCGGCGTACGCCGGATCCTGCTGGCCACCAACGACGCGCACGGGGTGTACGAGAAGATCGGCTTTGCGCCGGTACGGGCCGACCGGTGGATGGAGCTCGACCGCCGCGACCAGCCGTGA
- the rarD gene encoding EamA family transporter RarD — MTPLRLGYLYGLGAYLLWGFFPLYFKLLRPAGPAEILAHRVVWSVAFVALLLAARRNIRFLRALLRRPRALAGIGAAATLIAVNWFTYIYGVNSGRVVETALGYFINPLVVVLLGVLVLRERLRPAQWAALGVGALAVAVLTVDYGRLPYLALTLAFTFGGYSLVKKRLGLPAAEGLFVESAVLSLPALAFVGWLAATGDATFGHVSAGHTALLVLAGALTAIPLLLFAGAANRLPLTALGMLQYVAPILQLGCGVLIFHEPMPPARLAGFTLVWIALIVFTVDAVRHARRTRRLRPDTALPSPAAVAG, encoded by the coding sequence GTGACGCCGCTCCGCCTCGGATACCTCTACGGCCTCGGTGCCTACCTGCTGTGGGGGTTCTTCCCGCTCTACTTCAAGCTGCTGCGCCCGGCCGGGCCGGCGGAGATACTGGCTCATCGCGTGGTGTGGTCCGTCGCGTTCGTCGCCCTGCTGCTCGCCGCGAGGCGCAACATCCGTTTCCTGCGGGCGCTGCTACGCCGGCCGCGTGCGCTGGCGGGGATCGGCGCCGCCGCCACGCTGATCGCGGTCAACTGGTTCACCTATATCTACGGCGTCAACTCGGGCCGGGTGGTGGAGACCGCCCTCGGTTACTTCATCAACCCGCTGGTCGTGGTGCTGCTCGGGGTCCTGGTGCTGCGCGAGCGGCTGCGCCCGGCACAGTGGGCCGCGCTGGGCGTCGGCGCGCTGGCGGTGGCCGTACTCACCGTCGACTACGGCCGGCTGCCGTACCTCGCGCTGACCCTGGCATTCACCTTCGGCGGGTACAGCCTGGTCAAGAAGCGCCTCGGCCTGCCCGCGGCGGAGGGCCTGTTCGTCGAGTCGGCCGTGCTGTCCCTGCCCGCGCTGGCCTTCGTCGGCTGGCTCGCGGCCACCGGCGACGCCACCTTCGGCCACGTCTCGGCCGGGCACACGGCGCTGCTGGTGCTGGCCGGCGCCTTGACCGCCATCCCGCTGCTGCTCTTCGCCGGTGCCGCCAACCGGCTGCCGCTGACCGCCCTCGGCATGCTCCAGTACGTGGCGCCGATCCTCCAGCTCGGCTGCGGCGTGCTGATCTTCCACGAACCGATGCCACCGGCCCGTCTTGCCGGCTTCACCCTGGTCTGGATCGCCCTGATCGTCTTCACCGTCGATGCCGTGCGCCACGCCAGGCGCACCCGCCGCCTCCGCCCGGACACCGCGTTGCCGTCCCCGGCCGCCGTCGCCGGCTGA
- a CDS encoding anti-sigma factor family protein, with product MSRCEFAYDDGAYVLGALSPTDRAAYERHLVDCPACQQSVSEIAVLPGLLGRLDPASLEQFLPPPENPRVPELLSAVRDRRRRERQANRLRYAVTGLAAAAIALVVGFGVATMLPGQGTTAPVAQVRMVEMQPVAGSVPVHAEIGLAGTNWGTEVTMHCGYDERAGYGKANTFRLVAHAGDGSKEQIGSWLAAPGDDLRITGATRFTNAELVRLELILADGTAVLAYDVR from the coding sequence ATGAGCCGCTGCGAGTTCGCGTACGACGACGGCGCGTACGTGTTGGGCGCGCTCTCCCCGACCGACCGGGCGGCGTACGAACGGCATCTCGTCGACTGTCCCGCCTGCCAGCAGTCGGTCTCCGAGATCGCCGTGCTGCCCGGCCTGCTCGGTCGGTTGGATCCGGCGAGCCTGGAGCAGTTCCTGCCGCCGCCGGAGAACCCCCGAGTGCCCGAGCTGCTCAGCGCCGTGCGGGACCGCCGGCGTCGCGAGCGCCAGGCCAACCGGCTGCGATACGCGGTCACCGGCCTGGCCGCGGCCGCGATCGCCCTGGTCGTCGGCTTCGGGGTGGCCACCATGCTGCCCGGGCAGGGCACGACCGCGCCGGTGGCCCAGGTGCGGATGGTCGAGATGCAGCCGGTGGCCGGATCGGTGCCGGTGCACGCCGAGATCGGCTTGGCCGGCACCAACTGGGGCACCGAGGTGACCATGCACTGCGGGTACGACGAGCGCGCCGGCTACGGCAAGGCCAACACGTTCCGGCTCGTGGCGCACGCCGGGGACGGCTCCAAGGAGCAGATCGGTTCCTGGCTGGCCGCCCCCGGTGACGACCTGCGGATCACCGGCGCGACCCGGTTCACCAACGCCGAGCTGGTCCGGCTGGAACTGATCCTCGCCGACGGCACCGCCGTCCTCGCCTACGACGTCCGCTGA
- a CDS encoding sigma-70 family RNA polymerase sigma factor, which produces MSDHDAHLLRALHDEHAEALYAHALRLVNGDRQRAEDLVQETLLRAWRHPESLDPRRGSVRAWLFTTARNLAIDAWRRRSSRVGEVYTDELPEPSGVVDETERAVEAWTVAEALNRLSPSHRDVLVECFYQGRSVSEAASRLGVPPGTVKSRTHYALRSLRLVLAEMGVTG; this is translated from the coding sequence ATCAGCGACCACGACGCCCACCTGTTGCGGGCTCTGCACGACGAGCATGCCGAGGCGCTCTACGCGCACGCGTTGCGGCTGGTCAACGGCGACCGGCAGCGCGCCGAGGATCTCGTACAGGAGACGCTGCTGCGGGCCTGGCGCCACCCGGAGTCGCTCGACCCGCGACGCGGCTCGGTGCGCGCCTGGCTCTTCACCACCGCCCGCAACCTGGCCATCGACGCCTGGCGGCGCCGGTCGAGCCGGGTCGGCGAGGTCTACACCGACGAACTCCCCGAGCCGTCGGGGGTCGTCGACGAGACGGAGCGTGCCGTCGAGGCGTGGACGGTCGCGGAGGCGCTCAACCGGCTCAGTCCCTCGCACCGCGATGTGCTGGTCGAATGCTTCTACCAGGGACGCTCGGTCTCCGAGGCCGCCTCCCGGCTGGGCGTGCCGCCCGGCACGGTGAAGTCCCGCACCCACTACGCGTTGCGCTCGCTACGGCTGGTCCTGGCCGAGATGGGGGTGACCGGATGA
- a CDS encoding IclR family transcriptional regulator: MRDPLAEPSDLIRSVSRALRVLESVGRAPRGLTVKQIARRCELTVATTYHLVRTLAYEGYVIRREDGTYIVGLEVADRYRELVAAFRGSPAIGESLRRAAVETGWSHYLGRFVGGQVAITAVAEGSRSPYLEDLVPGFDEGAHATALGKALLATLTAEQRHRYLREYGMRPFTSATLTSPESFEADLAAGERRGMQLELGQFRQGVACAAVLVNPDKDMERRTVLACALPASEMMTSARVVRTKLLAAARTIADGIAADV; this comes from the coding sequence GTGCGTGACCCCCTGGCGGAACCTTCGGACCTGATCCGGAGTGTCTCCCGCGCGCTTCGAGTGCTCGAGTCGGTCGGTCGTGCCCCGCGCGGGCTGACGGTGAAGCAGATCGCCCGCCGCTGCGAGCTGACCGTGGCGACCACGTACCACCTGGTCCGCACCCTCGCCTACGAGGGCTACGTGATCCGTCGGGAGGACGGCACGTACATCGTGGGTCTGGAGGTGGCCGACCGGTATCGCGAGCTGGTCGCCGCGTTCCGCGGTTCCCCGGCGATCGGGGAGAGCCTGCGCCGGGCCGCCGTGGAGACCGGCTGGAGCCACTACCTGGGCCGGTTCGTCGGTGGCCAGGTGGCGATCACCGCCGTGGCGGAGGGAAGTCGCTCGCCGTACCTGGAGGATCTGGTGCCCGGGTTCGACGAGGGGGCACATGCGACGGCGCTCGGCAAGGCGCTGCTCGCCACGCTCACCGCCGAACAGCGTCACCGCTACCTGCGCGAGTACGGCATGCGGCCGTTCACCAGCGCCACCCTCACCAGCCCGGAGTCCTTCGAGGCCGACCTGGCGGCCGGGGAGCGGCGCGGGATGCAGCTGGAACTGGGTCAGTTCCGGCAGGGGGTGGCGTGCGCCGCCGTCCTGGTCAACCCCGACAAGGACATGGAGCGCCGGACGGTGCTGGCCTGCGCCCTGCCGGCCAGCGAGATGATGACCTCCGCCCGGGTGGTCCGGACGAAACTGCTCGCCGCCGCCCGCACGATCGCCGACGGCATCGCCGCCGACGTCTGA
- a CDS encoding MFS transporter has protein sequence MTNSAARTPATAARPVRASAVAVAVTIACVLPVFLVGGLAVQMRQELAFSPAGLGLVVAVYFGVGALASVPSGALVERWGAAVVARAGILVSAGCLLAVAVLARSYPVLVGLLAVAGTANALGQLSSNGLLARHVPPRRQGLSFGVKQAAIPVSTLLAGVAVPTLALTVGWRWAFVAAAGAALAALAAVPAHVPHPAGRPTGRAGGASGGLVVVGVAATLAAGAANALGTFVVDASVDRGLGPGMAGLTLTLGSAVCVAARVGIGWLADRRTGGHVSVIAGLLVAGAVGLGLLAVAGPGPLVVGVVLGFGLGWSWPGLMNFAVVRLHPQAPAAATSITQTGVYAGGCLGPLTLGPLAASAGYPAMWLTAAVAMLAAAALMLAATRFLSPTDPG, from the coding sequence ATGACCAACTCCGCCGCCCGTACCCCGGCAACCGCCGCCAGACCCGTCCGGGCGAGCGCCGTCGCGGTCGCCGTCACCATCGCCTGCGTCCTGCCGGTCTTCCTGGTCGGCGGGCTCGCCGTGCAGATGCGACAGGAGTTGGCCTTCTCTCCGGCCGGCCTCGGGCTCGTCGTCGCGGTCTACTTCGGCGTCGGCGCGCTCGCCTCGGTCCCGTCGGGCGCGCTGGTCGAGCGCTGGGGCGCTGCCGTGGTGGCCCGGGCCGGCATCCTGGTCTCCGCCGGTTGCCTGCTCGCGGTGGCGGTGCTGGCCCGGTCGTACCCGGTGTTGGTGGGCCTGCTGGCCGTCGCCGGCACCGCGAACGCGCTCGGTCAGCTCTCCAGCAACGGCCTGCTGGCCCGGCACGTGCCGCCGCGCCGGCAGGGCCTGTCGTTCGGGGTCAAGCAGGCGGCCATCCCGGTCTCCACCCTGCTGGCCGGCGTCGCGGTGCCGACTCTGGCGCTCACGGTCGGTTGGCGGTGGGCGTTCGTCGCCGCGGCCGGTGCCGCCCTGGCCGCCCTGGCAGCCGTACCCGCGCACGTCCCGCACCCGGCCGGGCGACCCACCGGCAGGGCCGGCGGCGCGAGCGGTGGACTGGTCGTCGTCGGGGTGGCCGCGACGCTGGCCGCGGGGGCGGCGAACGCGCTGGGCACATTCGTGGTCGACGCCTCGGTCGACCGGGGTCTCGGACCGGGGATGGCCGGGCTCACCCTGACCCTCGGCAGCGCCGTCTGCGTCGCCGCCCGGGTCGGGATCGGCTGGCTGGCCGACCGCCGCACCGGCGGCCACGTATCCGTGATCGCCGGTCTGCTGGTGGCCGGCGCGGTCGGGTTGGGCCTGCTCGCCGTGGCCGGCCCGGGGCCGCTGGTGGTGGGCGTCGTGCTCGGTTTCGGTCTGGGCTGGTCCTGGCCGGGGCTGATGAACTTCGCGGTGGTCCGGCTGCATCCCCAGGCTCCGGCCGCCGCCACCTCGATCACGCAGACCGGGGTGTACGCGGGCGGCTGCCTCGGCCCTCTCACGCTGGGCCCCCTCGCCGCCTCGGCCGGCTACCCCGCGATGTGGCTCACGGCCGCGGTGGCCATGCTCGCCGCCGCCGCCCTCATGCTCGCCGCCACCCGCTTCCTTTCCCCGACCGACCCGGGTTGA
- a CDS encoding polyprenyl synthetase family protein, translating into MRGGERSGTTGSGGRRSRPGAAQFGALGLHLADPRTEESVLGLLAAVEGELRAGVASADPFVTEAARHLAEAGGKRFRPLLVALSAQFGHPTRAEVVSAAVVVELTHLATLYHDDVMDEAPVRRGAPSANSRWTNSVAILVGDYLFARAADVAAELGPEAVRLQARTFARLVHGQIAETVGPRAGDDPVAHYLRVIADKTGSLIATSAQFGAMFSGAAPEQVAALAGYGETIGVAFQLSDDLLDIASDSTESGKTPGTDLREGVPTLPVLYALASDDADASSARLRELLATGALTDDAWHAEALGLLRESPALKRARETVRSYAEDARSQLAPLPDNPARRALESLCDHIADRTG; encoded by the coding sequence ATTAGGGGTGGCGAGCGTTCAGGTACCACCGGCTCCGGTGGTCGCCGGAGCCGGCCCGGCGCGGCTCAGTTCGGCGCGCTCGGCCTTCATCTCGCCGACCCCCGCACCGAGGAGTCCGTGCTCGGCCTGCTGGCGGCCGTCGAGGGTGAGCTGCGGGCCGGTGTCGCCAGCGCCGACCCGTTCGTCACCGAGGCCGCCCGGCATCTGGCCGAGGCGGGCGGCAAGCGGTTCCGGCCGCTGCTGGTGGCGCTGAGCGCGCAGTTCGGCCATCCGACCAGGGCGGAGGTCGTGTCGGCGGCCGTGGTGGTGGAGCTGACCCACCTGGCCACGCTGTACCACGACGACGTCATGGACGAGGCGCCGGTGCGTCGCGGCGCGCCCAGCGCGAACTCCCGATGGACGAACTCGGTGGCCATCCTGGTCGGCGACTATCTCTTCGCCCGGGCCGCCGATGTCGCGGCCGAGTTGGGGCCCGAGGCGGTACGCCTGCAGGCGCGCACCTTCGCCCGGCTGGTGCACGGCCAGATCGCGGAGACCGTCGGTCCCCGGGCCGGCGACGACCCGGTGGCGCACTACCTGCGGGTGATCGCGGACAAGACCGGCTCGCTGATCGCCACCAGCGCCCAGTTCGGCGCCATGTTCAGCGGGGCCGCCCCGGAGCAGGTGGCGGCGCTGGCCGGTTACGGCGAGACCATCGGGGTGGCCTTCCAGCTCTCCGACGACCTGCTCGACATCGCCAGTGACTCGACGGAGTCGGGCAAGACGCCCGGCACCGACCTCCGGGAGGGCGTGCCCACCCTGCCGGTGCTCTACGCCCTGGCGTCGGACGACGCGGACGCCTCGTCCGCGCGGCTGCGGGAACTCCTGGCCACCGGCGCGCTGACCGACGACGCCTGGCACGCCGAGGCGCTCGGCCTGCTCCGGGAGAGCCCCGCGCTCAAGCGGGCCCGGGAAACCGTCCGCAGTTACGCCGAGGACGCGAGGTCGCAGCTGGCCCCGCTGCCGGACAATCCGGCCCGCCGCGCCCTCGAATCCCTCTGCGACCACATCGCCGACCGCACCGGCTGA
- the nuoN gene encoding NADH-quinone oxidoreductase subunit NuoN — protein sequence MTELELPPIDYAAIAPILIMLGAAVFGVLVEAFVPRRLRHPVQLPLALLAVLAALTMVVVNADKRVITIGVIAVDGPALFLQGAILALSAVALLLLGERALERGGAFVAQAAVTADSPDDRRQAEHAGGAGEVYPLTTFAIGGMLIFVSANDLLTMFIALEVFSLPLYLLCALARRRRLLSQEAAMKYFLLGAYASAFFLFGLALIYGFTAGLGDRQAGVDFATVNAAVANSTASPVLLFAGMALVAIGLLFKAAAAPFHVWTPDVYQGAPTPLTGFMAACTKAAAFGALLRVFHVAFEGARWDFTPVLGTVAVLTMLVGAVFAVTQTDIKRLLAYSSIANAGYLLVGVLAPGSAGLSGTMFYLVAYGFTVLAAFAVVTLVRDADGEATHLSRWAGLGRRSPIYAAVFTFILLAFAGIPMTSGFTSKFAVFGPALEGGQVWLVIAGVLTSMVLAFPYLRVVVMMWLSEPGDSTPTVAVPGALTSAALVIGVIATLVLGVAPAPLLDLATSAAEFVR from the coding sequence GTGACCGAGCTTGAACTGCCGCCGATCGACTACGCGGCGATCGCGCCGATCCTGATCATGCTGGGTGCGGCGGTGTTCGGGGTGCTGGTCGAGGCATTCGTGCCCCGACGGCTGCGGCACCCCGTCCAGCTACCGCTGGCGCTGCTGGCGGTGCTCGCGGCGCTGACCATGGTGGTGGTCAACGCCGACAAGCGGGTGATCACCATCGGGGTGATCGCCGTCGACGGCCCGGCGCTGTTCCTCCAGGGCGCGATCCTGGCCCTGTCGGCGGTGGCACTGCTGCTGCTCGGCGAGCGCGCACTCGAGCGGGGCGGGGCGTTCGTCGCCCAGGCCGCGGTGACCGCCGACTCGCCGGATGACCGGCGGCAGGCGGAGCACGCCGGTGGCGCCGGTGAGGTGTACCCGCTCACCACCTTCGCCATCGGCGGAATGCTGATCTTCGTGTCGGCGAACGACCTGCTGACCATGTTCATCGCGCTCGAGGTCTTCTCGCTGCCGCTCTACCTGCTCTGTGCGCTGGCCCGCCGCCGGCGGCTGCTGAGCCAGGAGGCGGCGATGAAGTACTTCCTGCTCGGCGCGTACGCCTCGGCCTTCTTCCTGTTCGGGCTGGCGCTGATCTACGGCTTCACCGCCGGTCTGGGCGACCGTCAGGCCGGTGTCGACTTCGCCACCGTCAACGCGGCCGTGGCGAACTCGACGGCCAGCCCGGTGCTGCTCTTCGCCGGGATGGCCCTGGTCGCCATCGGCCTGCTCTTCAAGGCGGCCGCGGCACCGTTCCACGTCTGGACGCCCGACGTCTACCAGGGCGCGCCGACGCCGCTTACCGGTTTCATGGCGGCCTGCACCAAGGCCGCCGCCTTCGGCGCCCTGCTGCGGGTGTTCCACGTCGCCTTCGAGGGGGCGCGGTGGGACTTCACCCCGGTGCTCGGCACGGTGGCGGTGCTCACCATGCTGGTCGGGGCGGTGTTCGCGGTGACCCAGACCGACATCAAGCGGCTGCTGGCGTACTCGTCGATCGCCAACGCCGGCTACCTGCTGGTCGGTGTGCTGGCGCCGGGCAGCGCGGGGCTCTCCGGCACCATGTTCTACCTCGTCGCCTACGGCTTCACGGTGCTGGCCGCGTTCGCGGTGGTGACCCTGGTGCGTGACGCCGACGGGGAGGCCACCCACCTGTCCCGCTGGGCCGGACTGGGCCGGCGGTCGCCGATCTACGCCGCGGTCTTCACCTTCATCCTCCTCGCCTTCGCGGGTATCCCGATGACCAGCGGCTTCACCAGCAAGTTCGCGGTGTTCGGCCCGGCCCTGGAGGGTGGGCAGGTGTGGTTGGTGATCGCCGGCGTGCTGACCAGCATGGTGCTGGCCTTCCCGTACCTGCGGGTCGTGGTGATGATGTGGCTCTCCGAGCCGGGCGACTCGACGCCGACGGTCGCCGTTCCCGGCGCGCTGACCTCGGCGGCGCTGGTGATCGGCGTGATCGCCACCCTGGTGCTCGGTGTCGCGCCGGCACCGCTGCTCGACCTGGCCACCTCGGCTGCGGAGTTCGTCCGGTAG